A section of the Pygocentrus nattereri isolate fPygNat1 chromosome 18, fPygNat1.pri, whole genome shotgun sequence genome encodes:
- the smtna gene encoding smoothelin-like protein 1, translating into METEIGDKTASVGPLTQEQLAAIQDEQVLNNMLDKAVDFEERRMIRAAMRELLKKKREQRDRERAERQQDLRQRGVCAGRNPAGQSLGQKPANGLSSTQQHTHRAAQAKSPNLSSAGSSPKAPTSPARSSAVGVKVHRSSALGGPNTKDVKQMLLDWCRAKTEPYEGVDIQNFSSSWADGLAFCALVHRFFPEGFDYCTLDPYDRRANFEKAFKTAERLADCSPLLDVDDLMRMREPDWKCVYTYIQEFYRCLVEKGLVKTKKKTP; encoded by the exons atgGAGACTGAAATAGGTGACAAGACAGCAAGCGTCGGTCCACTGACGCAAGAACAGCTTGCTGCCATACAGGATGAACAAGTGTTGAACAACATG CTGGACAAAGCTGTGGATTTTGAAGAGAGAAGAATGATTCGTGCTGCCATGAGGGAGCTGCTGAAGAAAAAGAGGG AACAGCGAGACCGTGAGCGGGCAGAGCGTCAGCAGGACCTGCGTCAGCGGGGTGTGTGTGCTGGACGCAACCCAGCTGGACAGAGCTTAGGCCAGAAACCAGCAAATGGACTGAGCAGCAcccagcaacacacacaca GAGCAGCTCAGGCAAAGTCGCCCAATCTATCATCAGCAGGTTCCTCCCCTAAAGCTCCCACCAG CCCGGCTCGTTCCTCAGCTGTTGGTGTCAAAGTTCACCGCAGCTCTGCGCTCGGCGGTCCAAACACCAAAGACGTCAAACAGATGCTGCTGGACTGGTGCAGAGCCAAGACCGAACCATACGAG GGAGTGGACATCCAGAATTTTTCCTCCAGTTGGGCCGATGGTCTGGCATTCTGTGCTCTGGTGCACAGGTTTTTCCCTGAAGGTTTTGATTACTGCACACTGGACCCGTACGACCGCAGAGCAAACTTTGAGAAGGCATTCAAAACCGCAGA acggCTGGCTGATTGTTCTCCTCTTCTGGACGTTGATGATTTGATGCGGATGAGGGAGCCGGATTGGAAGTGTGTGTACACCTACATACAGGAGTTCTACCGCTGTCTGGTGGAGAAAGGCCTAGTCAAGACCAAAAAGAAGACCCCATAA